A DNA window from Mariprofundus aestuarium contains the following coding sequences:
- a CDS encoding site-specific integrase, producing MKEIRHSKRKVDNYLHDVLNRLNEMGISDAALPIIPNKKPRKLVLTKKENEFIMSGSVTELRRYFWDYWLKSAITADHDQEQLFAFAVAFSSSCEASFGKPIIYSMLAELKPSDLMTNFSFRTRVHPKDTSDNYSILYLPRSTQLLFASFLLKMAGWMKQPFLFFPDRERKRRSHAFQQIKEMYKKFKDDFKRNKPGIIIPETWESFGKVAPLNAVLNRRIGLEPYIWKVQSGHTLPTAHPRESSYALTRDEGRISHGLFQRQVMQLPHSGKTLSTVEIKELPVEKVDDIDWSGRSKLVIKTVCNEVKSVVKEHQAINSYGVKAKFHAIIENALQKADAITENQKSALHLALNWIRAKVDEKGIAGSTVCDYLNRVFYNGILNDPDSINIDEWESEDHELLFEDTLSRDSIKSEKTRRSIATPYTQAYGYGLEHGYFSDVNLKYIEEEWGGGTPRNELIGLSEFDSYIRIVMEMDDPSHFLHMLVVVNLMAFYGCLRSGEISRLTLKDLEISRQFLWINILKGKSASARRRAPFHLTAPEYALKIVSEYYDYRRKQFSDDANLKEIALFGPHKVRNRFTRSALSGEAIKLLQSYFGKSMVLHSLRHSGCSWLLLRMYSAGYPDLIESLTDEHHELFNARSIRNAAYLFSGELEELIPNYCGSSLIRLSKLMGHLGQQTTFRTYIHTFHVIQSHAMKRVSSVFGEEELTGATINALLPGKKSATTRASMKDKSINACLHDTYQRISKTKWLGKAFKGIVLSTNL from the coding sequence ATGAAAGAAATCAGGCATAGCAAACGTAAAGTAGATAACTACCTCCATGATGTCTTAAATCGACTCAATGAAATGGGGATATCCGATGCTGCCCTGCCAATCATTCCCAATAAGAAGCCACGAAAGTTAGTCCTAACCAAGAAAGAGAATGAATTCATTATGTCCGGATCCGTCACAGAACTGCGAAGGTATTTCTGGGACTATTGGCTTAAGTCAGCAATAACTGCAGACCATGACCAGGAACAACTGTTTGCATTTGCCGTAGCCTTCTCATCTTCATGTGAGGCATCATTTGGCAAGCCCATCATTTATTCCATGCTTGCGGAGTTAAAACCAAGTGACTTGATGACCAACTTCTCGTTCCGAACCAGGGTTCATCCAAAAGACACGTCCGATAATTACAGTATCCTGTATTTACCCCGTTCAACCCAGCTCCTGTTTGCCTCGTTTCTGCTAAAAATGGCCGGCTGGATGAAGCAGCCCTTTCTTTTTTTTCCAGACAGGGAAAGAAAGAGGCGCAGTCATGCATTTCAACAGATCAAAGAGATGTATAAGAAGTTCAAGGATGATTTTAAAAGAAACAAGCCCGGCATTATCATTCCGGAAACCTGGGAGAGTTTTGGAAAAGTTGCACCATTAAATGCGGTGTTGAATAGGCGTATTGGCCTGGAGCCATACATTTGGAAAGTCCAGTCAGGACACACCTTACCCACAGCGCACCCTAGGGAATCGTCCTACGCACTTACAAGAGATGAAGGAAGGATCTCTCATGGCCTTTTTCAAAGGCAAGTAATGCAGCTTCCTCATAGTGGCAAAACGCTTTCCACCGTGGAAATAAAAGAGCTACCCGTGGAAAAGGTTGATGACATTGACTGGTCAGGAAGAAGCAAGCTGGTCATTAAGACCGTATGCAACGAGGTGAAAAGCGTTGTAAAGGAGCATCAGGCAATAAATTCGTATGGAGTCAAAGCCAAGTTCCATGCAATCATTGAAAATGCCCTACAGAAGGCTGACGCTATAACAGAAAACCAGAAAAGCGCACTCCACCTAGCCCTTAACTGGATTAGAGCCAAAGTGGATGAAAAAGGAATTGCTGGATCAACCGTTTGCGACTACCTCAATCGCGTCTTTTACAATGGCATTCTCAATGACCCGGATAGCATCAATATTGACGAATGGGAGTCTGAAGACCATGAACTTCTATTTGAGGATACCCTTTCACGGGACAGCATCAAATCAGAAAAAACCCGACGATCGATAGCTACGCCCTATACCCAGGCTTATGGATACGGCCTTGAGCATGGATATTTCAGCGATGTGAATTTGAAATACATTGAGGAGGAATGGGGCGGAGGTACACCGAGGAACGAATTGATCGGATTAAGCGAGTTCGACTCATATATTAGGATCGTGATGGAAATGGACGATCCATCCCATTTCTTACACATGCTAGTAGTAGTTAACCTGATGGCATTTTATGGATGCCTGAGATCAGGTGAGATAAGTCGCCTTACGCTCAAGGATTTAGAGATAAGCAGACAGTTTCTTTGGATCAATATTCTGAAAGGAAAATCGGCATCTGCTCGCAGAAGAGCCCCTTTCCATCTTACTGCGCCAGAATACGCACTGAAAATTGTTTCAGAATATTATGACTACAGGCGCAAGCAGTTTTCCGATGATGCCAACTTGAAAGAGATCGCCCTCTTTGGTCCACATAAAGTTAGAAACAGGTTTACAAGGTCCGCTTTATCCGGAGAGGCGATTAAACTACTTCAGTCATATTTCGGAAAATCCATGGTCCTTCACTCACTTCGTCATAGTGGATGCTCGTGGCTGCTTCTTCGAATGTATAGCGCCGGCTACCCAGATCTGATTGAGTCGTTAACAGATGAACATCATGAATTATTCAACGCACGGAGCATCAGGAATGCCGCATACCTGTTCTCGGGTGAACTAGAGGAACTTATTCCAAACTACTGTGGTTCTTCGCTCATCAGGCTTAGCAAGCTGATGGGGCATCTAGGTCAACAAACCACCTTTAGGACTTACATTCATACATTTCATGTTATTCAATCCCATGCTATGAAAAGGGTCTCAAGTGTTTTTGGAGAAGAAGAATTAACTGGCGCCACAATTAATGCCCTACTTCCAGGTAAGAAGTCGGCAACTACACGTGCGAGCATGAAGGACAAATCTATTAACGCCTGCCTTCATGATACTTATCAGAGAATCAGTAAAACCAAGTGGCTTGGCAAAGCCTTTAAAGGGATTGTGCTGTCAACAAACCTATAA
- a CDS encoding type IV toxin-antitoxin system AbiEi family antitoxin domain-containing protein, which yields MRHSYNNQTATERILSLLKERGVIRPRDLDEYNIPRRYLSRLYERGIILRSSRGIYMAAYAELSEMQTIVEASKRIPKGTVCLLTALAVHEMTTQAPFEVWLAIDRKDWLPQISDLPVRIVRFSGDALKSGIEHRVIDGVTVPVYNPAKTVVDCFKYRNKIGLDVAIEALKGGWRAKKFSMDDIRKYAGVCRVQNVMQPYLETLIG from the coding sequence ATGAGACATTCATATAATAATCAGACAGCTACAGAACGAATTCTATCGCTTCTAAAAGAACGCGGTGTTATTCGCCCTCGTGACCTTGATGAGTATAATATTCCACGTCGATATCTGAGTCGCCTTTACGAGCGGGGAATCATCCTTCGCTCTTCTCGTGGCATATACATGGCGGCCTATGCCGAGCTTTCAGAGATGCAGACTATCGTAGAGGCCAGCAAGCGAATCCCCAAGGGAACGGTATGCCTGCTTACTGCACTGGCGGTTCATGAGATGACCACGCAGGCACCCTTTGAAGTCTGGCTGGCGATTGATCGAAAAGATTGGCTACCACAGATAAGCGACCTGCCTGTCCGAATCGTCCGTTTTTCTGGCGATGCCCTGAAGAGCGGCATTGAACATCGAGTGATCGATGGCGTTACCGTGCCTGTCTATAACCCAGCCAAGACGGTTGTCGACTGCTTTAAATACAGAAACAAGATTGGACTGGATGTGGCAATTGAAGCCCTGAAAGGTGGTTGGAGGGCCAAGAAGTTTTCTATGGATGACATCCGGAAGTATGCTGGTGTTTGCAGGGTTCAGAATGTCATGCAGCCATACCTTGAGACTCTCATAGGATGA
- a CDS encoding nucleotidyl transferase AbiEii/AbiGii toxin family protein, producing MTGKGVNTAASIRQRLLNIAREQKVDFNRILTDYGLQRLLFRLSASKYRDEFVLKGAMLFSYWSGDVYRATKDIDFLKSGDASIAYLKQVFIDLSYQDVVPDDGLIFDPASVKAEEIREEDSYGGIRVTLKATLSGARVSMQADIGIGDVITPAAQDIEYPVLLDLPSPKLKAYPVETVIAEKFEAMVYLGFANSRMKDFYDIWALLRFMKPDHDLIAKAIANTFRRRGTALPSDVPVALTSEFSRDDMKQKQWAAFVRRAAVGSSAKATLHETVEEIRPLLLGLVDIVRNNDE from the coding sequence ATGACTGGCAAAGGTGTAAATACAGCGGCATCTATTCGCCAGCGTCTGCTGAATATTGCACGCGAACAGAAGGTCGATTTTAATCGCATCCTGACCGACTATGGATTGCAGCGATTACTTTTCCGGTTGTCGGCTTCGAAGTATCGAGATGAGTTCGTCCTAAAGGGTGCGATGCTTTTCTCTTACTGGAGCGGTGATGTTTACCGAGCCACCAAGGATATCGATTTCCTGAAATCCGGAGATGCCTCGATTGCTTATCTTAAGCAGGTGTTTATAGACCTAAGTTATCAAGATGTCGTGCCTGATGATGGGTTGATTTTTGATCCAGCATCGGTAAAGGCTGAGGAGATCAGAGAAGAAGATTCCTACGGAGGTATTCGGGTCACCTTGAAAGCAACGCTTTCTGGTGCTCGTGTCTCGATGCAGGCAGATATTGGTATCGGTGATGTAATTACTCCGGCGGCACAGGACATCGAGTATCCAGTCCTGTTGGATTTACCGTCACCTAAACTCAAAGCTTACCCTGTAGAAACAGTCATCGCAGAAAAATTCGAGGCCATGGTTTATCTCGGATTTGCCAATAGCCGGATGAAAGATTTCTATGACATCTGGGCCTTGTTGAGATTTATGAAGCCGGATCACGACCTGATTGCCAAGGCGATTGCCAACACATTCAGACGGCGTGGAACTGCGCTTCCTTCGGATGTACCAGTGGCTTTGACCAGTGAGTTTTCAAGGGATGATATGAAGCAGAAGCAGTGGGCTGCATTTGTCAGGCGAGCCGCAGTTGGGAGCAGTGCAAAAGCGACTCTGCATGAAACAGTTGAAGAGATCAGGCCGCTGTTGTTGGGTCTGGTAGATATTGTGAGGAATAATGATGAATGA
- a CDS encoding MraY family glycosyltransferase encodes MPRMGGLGMALALLVALPLFTDVNPALLGFLAGLLIVTLTGMADDIWAASHRVKFAGQIIASIVFIELSGLQMDSFGNLFAFGEISFPGILGYIVTLICLLGVINAMNLSDGLDGLSGGMAAISCFFFGAFALGTNNWDVFILVTAIFGGVLGFLKFNTHPAKLFMGDTGSLMLGFSLASVSIMLCVTGESGGVAPITVAMVLAIPVVDTILVMSHRIMKRKSPFHPDKTHLHHRLLAIGLSHAAVVSIIYVGMIAFGLLALFVKDLPEYWQLANGLALVVVFYVVLMLCEHHQISFATISRANKETEVLRHDLVVFLGRSVGFFPYVLLAGLSLPLLFTTDIPPEMTMPSFALVLFVALAFPWRNEAKHLPVICGLFYLCAYFITYTWGISSYGHFDLTLYAVVFLTFIAIWSALKIKFKQRKTVFLTSSFEILLIFISWFIPFVVLPAIEIPEHASIAAKLACLGAIPLFITIKLVVRRGVSEGAPMEDRRKATHNWPMASGMIVILCFIILKSI; translated from the coding sequence ATGCCGCGCATGGGCGGTCTGGGTATGGCGCTGGCCCTGCTTGTTGCACTACCGCTATTCACCGACGTTAACCCTGCACTTCTTGGCTTTTTGGCAGGGCTGCTAATTGTCACACTCACAGGTATGGCTGATGATATTTGGGCAGCATCCCACCGGGTCAAATTCGCAGGCCAGATCATTGCCTCTATTGTCTTCATAGAGTTGTCCGGCCTGCAGATGGACTCTTTCGGTAATCTGTTCGCTTTCGGTGAAATTAGTTTCCCAGGTATTTTGGGATATATAGTTACACTGATCTGTCTGCTTGGCGTCATTAACGCAATGAATCTTTCCGATGGCCTGGATGGTCTCTCCGGTGGCATGGCCGCGATCTCCTGCTTCTTCTTTGGGGCTTTTGCTTTGGGTACCAATAACTGGGATGTGTTTATTCTGGTGACTGCAATATTTGGCGGTGTTCTCGGGTTCCTGAAGTTCAACACGCACCCTGCAAAACTGTTTATGGGTGACACTGGAAGTCTCATGCTCGGATTTTCGCTTGCCAGCGTGAGCATCATGCTTTGTGTAACCGGGGAGAGTGGTGGAGTGGCCCCGATCACCGTTGCAATGGTTTTGGCTATACCGGTTGTTGATACGATCCTTGTTATGTCACACCGGATAATGAAAAGAAAAAGTCCATTTCATCCGGATAAAACACACCTTCACCATCGCCTGCTGGCCATAGGGCTTTCACATGCTGCAGTGGTTTCCATAATCTACGTTGGCATGATTGCTTTCGGCCTTCTGGCACTTTTTGTAAAGGATCTGCCGGAATACTGGCAGCTTGCAAACGGGTTGGCATTGGTGGTGGTTTTCTATGTCGTTTTGATGCTTTGTGAGCATCATCAGATATCGTTTGCAACTATTTCGAGGGCAAATAAAGAAACTGAAGTTTTACGTCACGATTTGGTAGTTTTTCTTGGAAGAAGTGTAGGTTTTTTTCCATATGTTCTTCTTGCGGGGCTTTCTCTGCCGCTTCTGTTCACCACAGACATACCACCGGAAATGACAATGCCGAGTTTTGCACTGGTCCTCTTTGTCGCATTGGCATTTCCGTGGAGAAATGAAGCAAAACACCTGCCTGTTATCTGTGGTCTTTTCTATCTCTGCGCATATTTCATCACCTACACCTGGGGTATCTCCTCATACGGGCATTTCGATTTGACACTGTATGCCGTGGTGTTTCTGACTTTCATTGCGATCTGGTCAGCTTTGAAAATCAAATTCAAACAGCGCAAGACAGTGTTTTTGACATCCAGCTTTGAGATATTGCTGATTTTCATCTCATGGTTTATTCCTTTCGTGGTACTACCGGCAATTGAAATTCCTGAACATGCTTCAATCGCAGCAAAGCTGGCCTGTCTAGGCGCTATCCCTCTGTTCATTACGATTAAATTGGTTGTTAGAAGAGGTGTATCCGAAGGCGCGCCCATGGAAGATAGAAGGAAGGCAACCCATAATTGGCCCATGGCATCGGGTATGATTGTGATACTCTGCTTTATCATCTTGAAAAGCATTTAA